In the Cellvibrio sp. KY-GH-1 genome, GTGAATTGGTCTGGGCACCAGAAATTCATTTCAATAAAGATCCACAATCGGGTGAATACGCCTGGTATGTGTATTTTGCCGCTGCGCCCAGTCGCGAAATTAAATTCAACCTGTTTCAACACCGCATGTATGCAATTCGCAATAAAAATGCAAATCCGCTCGACGGTGAGTGGGAATTTATGGGGCAGGTGGATTCAGGCATAGATACCTTCTGTTTGGATGCCACCACCTTTACTCACAATGATGTGCTTTATTATGTCTGGGCACAAAAAGATGTGGAGATTACCGGCAACTCCAATATTTATATCGCGCCAATGAAAACCCCCTGGGAATTGGCAAGTGCGCCGGTGATGCTGACCAAACCGGAATTCGAGTGGGAAATTCGCGGCTTCTGGGTTAATGAAGGCCCGTCGATTGTGAAGCGCAATGGCAAAATATTTTTGAGTTATTCTGCCAGCGCCACCGACGAAAATTATGCGATGGGTTTGCTCTGGGTGGATGAAAATGCCGACCTGTTGAATCCGGACAATTGGACTAAATCCCAAGAGCCAGTGCTCTGCTCGGATATCCCCAACAAAATTTTCGGCCCGGGCCACAACAGTTTCACCTACGCGGAAGATGGCAATACCGTGATGCTGGTATACCATGCGCGCACCTACACGGAGATTGAAGGCGACCCACTCTGGAACCCGGATCGTCACACTTTCGTTAAACCCCTGCGCTGGAATGATCAAGGTATGCCGGTATTTGGCAAACCTTCGATGATTGATTAAGCGTTACTGCGCGTAACAGCTGAACAAAAAAGCCCGCTGGAAACAGCGGGTTTTTTTGCATTTGTAGCGAACAGAATTAGAATGCGTGGCGCTTAGCCGTTAAATATTGATCATCTAAAACATGGAGCTATTAAATGCAAGAGAATGTGTACGCTATTCCAGAATCAAATATAGATACCTTACAGATCCCCGTCCGGCAAATGTTTTATGTGGTGTCCAAAACCAAATTTTTGGTTCTGTTTTTTTGCACCTTTGGTTTGTTTTCCATTTATTGGCATTTTAAAAACTGGAAGCTATACAAGAGCTATTACAACGAAAATATGATGCCGGTAATGCGAGCCATTTTTAGTGTTTTCTTTACTCACGCACTGT is a window encoding:
- a CDS encoding glycoside hydrolase family 43 protein yields the protein MSELLKPLIPQRADPFVYKHTDGYYYFTASVPKYDRIELRRAKTIAELATAQTVDVWHKPDTGPYSELVWAPEIHFNKDPQSGEYAWYVYFAAAPSREIKFNLFQHRMYAIRNKNANPLDGEWEFMGQVDSGIDTFCLDATTFTHNDVLYYVWAQKDVEITGNSNIYIAPMKTPWELASAPVMLTKPEFEWEIRGFWVNEGPSIVKRNGKIFLSYSASATDENYAMGLLWVDENADLLNPDNWTKSQEPVLCSDIPNKIFGPGHNSFTYAEDGNTVMLVYHARTYTEIEGDPLWNPDRHTFVKPLRWNDQGMPVFGKPSMID